Proteins encoded within one genomic window of Streptomyces kaniharaensis:
- a CDS encoding AfsR/SARP family transcriptional regulator — protein sequence MHYGILGTTTAHHDDGTPVPLGGARLRALLAALALRQGRPVPADLLVDEVWDTEPPQDSSAALQTLVGRLRRTIGRDEVGSGPAGYWLTGPATDVAEFRRLSTEGRHALDAGDHALAAERLRAALALWRGPALADLPDRSGPAARLEAQRDEARRHRITADLGLGRAAELVAELAELCDRRPLDEPWQYLMVRALHQSGRTAEALRHYERTRRALADELGVDPGLQLQSLHAELLAPEVAPAQAASEAPAKPAPPSPPQLPRAAGNLRGRLTSFVGRESDLAALRQTLTTSRLVTLTGPGGSGKTSLSVEAGRAEQSAAHWPDGVWVAELAPLESPDAVPAAVVSALGLREIVLRSGSMVAEVMEKRAEDPLRRLVEHCGHRRMLLVLDNCEHLIQAAADLAEVLLVECPGLTVLATSREPLGVPGETVLPVEPLPDPVALRLLAERAAAARPGFDPRSEPEACAEICRRLDGLPLAIELAAARLRVMTARQIADRLDSRFGLLTAGSRTLLPRQQTLRAVVDWSWDLLGKRERAVLRRLSVFAGGWRLEDAEAICADDAEVPREEVADLLLSLVDKSLLVADLGGGGLPRYRMLETIHEYAVERLAESTEAADTEGRHLAHFREVVATADLNIHGPQQLHWLAVLETEQDNVRAALRRAIDRRDEEQALVITLGMSWYWSLRGYSMEARGWYNAVAALGPDPFDPAGPAPAPLERNVLAYGLPMPEGVPEEARRLLAMYRLVGLFEGNLEVLGDPEAIAVSQQLVDVYTPDLPQSYRFPALMRVFGAFLAGRLELMKDMLDDAVRGCEVHGGPMDMAFILQIRAKMMNDWPGGAEQGIRDGERSLELCRQVGDLWGISQALAARGEALASRGEPEQAAAAYEQAIELALELGAPQEVPILRVNLGSALLELDLDRGERIIRETLDGLDATGANQAVTGALLFGHLTLCGIHAHRGEHRKALAELDRLDVSRVGGFAPGVVAGLLLTARGWITAQAGEPEQALTLMQDGRRLLRSMEAASGFAEQMTVMVVPAVVGVLRSFIERDGDPAKARLGARLLGAHNGLNGPKGGYLDRMERDRSAAALRAFLGDDEFEAAHSAGLGMTPRQTRDLLDELIG from the coding sequence GTGCATTACGGCATCCTCGGAACCACCACCGCCCACCACGACGACGGCACGCCGGTCCCGCTCGGCGGCGCCCGGCTGCGGGCGCTGCTCGCCGCACTGGCCCTGCGGCAGGGCCGCCCGGTGCCGGCCGACCTGCTGGTGGACGAGGTGTGGGACACCGAACCGCCGCAGGACTCCTCGGCCGCCCTGCAGACCCTGGTCGGCCGGCTGCGCCGCACCATCGGCCGGGACGAGGTCGGCTCCGGCCCGGCCGGGTACTGGCTGACCGGCCCGGCCACCGACGTCGCCGAGTTCAGACGGCTGTCCACCGAGGGGCGCCACGCCCTCGACGCCGGCGACCACGCCCTGGCCGCCGAGCGGCTGCGCGCCGCCCTGGCGCTCTGGCGCGGCCCGGCACTGGCCGACCTGCCGGACCGCAGCGGCCCGGCCGCCCGGCTGGAGGCCCAGCGCGACGAGGCCCGGCGCCACCGCATCACCGCCGACCTCGGGCTCGGCCGGGCCGCCGAGCTGGTCGCCGAGCTGGCCGAACTCTGCGACCGGCGCCCGCTGGACGAACCGTGGCAGTACCTGATGGTCCGGGCCCTGCACCAGAGCGGACGGACGGCCGAGGCGCTGCGCCACTACGAGCGGACCAGGCGCGCCCTCGCGGACGAGCTCGGCGTCGACCCGGGACTTCAACTCCAGTCCCTCCACGCCGAGTTGCTGGCACCCGAGGTTGCCCCGGCGCAAGCCGCGAGCGAAGCTCCGGCAAAGCCCGCGCCGCCGTCACCGCCCCAACTCCCGCGCGCCGCGGGCAACCTGCGCGGCCGGCTTACCAGCTTCGTCGGCCGCGAGAGCGATCTCGCAGCCCTGCGCCAGACCCTGACGACAAGTCGGCTGGTCACCCTGACCGGCCCCGGCGGCTCCGGCAAGACCAGCCTCTCGGTCGAGGCCGGCCGCGCCGAGCAGTCCGCCGCGCACTGGCCGGACGGTGTCTGGGTGGCCGAGCTCGCCCCGCTGGAGAGCCCGGACGCCGTCCCCGCCGCCGTGGTCTCCGCGCTCGGCCTGCGCGAGATCGTCCTGCGCAGCGGCAGCATGGTCGCCGAGGTGATGGAGAAACGCGCCGAGGACCCGCTGCGCCGGCTGGTCGAACACTGCGGCCACCGCCGGATGCTGCTCGTCCTGGACAACTGCGAGCACCTGATCCAGGCCGCCGCCGACCTCGCCGAGGTGCTGCTCGTCGAGTGCCCCGGCCTGACCGTGCTCGCCACCAGCCGCGAACCGCTCGGCGTGCCCGGCGAAACCGTCCTGCCGGTCGAGCCGCTGCCCGACCCGGTCGCGCTGCGCCTGCTCGCCGAGCGCGCCGCCGCCGCCCGCCCCGGCTTCGACCCGCGCAGCGAACCCGAGGCCTGCGCCGAGATCTGCCGCCGCCTGGACGGCCTGCCGCTGGCCATCGAACTCGCCGCCGCCCGGCTGCGGGTGATGACGGCCCGCCAGATCGCCGACCGCCTCGACAGCCGTTTCGGCCTGCTCACCGCGGGCAGCCGCACCCTGCTGCCGCGCCAGCAGACCCTGCGCGCGGTCGTCGACTGGAGCTGGGACCTGCTGGGCAAGCGCGAACGGGCCGTCCTGCGCCGTCTCTCGGTGTTCGCGGGCGGCTGGCGCCTGGAGGACGCCGAGGCGATCTGCGCCGACGACGCCGAGGTGCCCCGCGAGGAGGTCGCCGACCTGCTGCTCTCCCTGGTGGACAAGTCCCTGCTGGTCGCCGACCTCGGCGGCGGGGGCCTGCCGCGCTACCGGATGCTGGAGACCATCCACGAGTACGCAGTGGAGCGGCTCGCCGAGTCCACCGAGGCCGCCGACACCGAGGGCCGCCACCTTGCGCACTTCCGTGAGGTGGTCGCCACCGCCGACCTCAACATCCACGGCCCGCAGCAACTCCACTGGCTGGCGGTGCTGGAGACCGAGCAGGACAACGTCCGCGCCGCACTGCGCCGCGCGATCGACCGGCGGGACGAGGAACAGGCGCTGGTCATCACCCTCGGCATGAGCTGGTACTGGTCGCTGCGCGGCTACAGCATGGAGGCCCGCGGCTGGTACAACGCGGTGGCCGCGCTCGGCCCGGACCCGTTCGACCCGGCCGGACCGGCCCCCGCGCCGCTGGAGCGGAACGTGCTCGCGTACGGCCTGCCGATGCCCGAGGGCGTGCCCGAGGAGGCCCGCCGGCTGCTCGCGATGTACCGGCTGGTCGGCCTGTTCGAGGGGAACCTGGAGGTGCTCGGCGACCCGGAGGCGATCGCCGTCTCCCAGCAGCTGGTCGACGTCTACACCCCGGACCTGCCGCAGTCCTACCGCTTCCCGGCGCTGATGCGGGTGTTCGGCGCCTTCCTGGCCGGCCGGCTGGAACTGATGAAGGACATGCTCGACGACGCGGTGCGCGGCTGCGAGGTGCACGGCGGTCCGATGGACATGGCGTTCATCCTGCAGATCCGGGCCAAGATGATGAACGACTGGCCCGGCGGGGCGGAGCAGGGCATCCGCGACGGCGAGCGCTCCCTGGAGCTGTGCCGGCAGGTCGGGGACCTCTGGGGGATCTCCCAGGCGCTCGCGGCCCGCGGCGAGGCGCTGGCCAGCCGGGGCGAGCCCGAGCAGGCCGCCGCCGCGTACGAGCAGGCGATCGAGCTGGCCCTGGAGCTGGGCGCGCCGCAGGAGGTGCCGATCCTCCGGGTGAACCTCGGCAGCGCCCTGCTGGAGCTGGACCTGGACCGCGGCGAGCGGATCATCCGGGAGACGCTGGACGGACTCGACGCCACCGGGGCGAACCAGGCCGTCACCGGTGCGCTGCTGTTCGGCCACCTGACGCTCTGCGGCATCCACGCCCACCGCGGCGAGCACCGCAAGGCCCTGGCCGAGCTGGACCGGCTGGACGTGAGCAGGGTCGGCGGCTTCGCCCCCGGGGTGGTGGCCGGGCTGCTGCTGACCGCCCGGGGCTGGATCACGGCCCAGGCCGGCGAGCCGGAACAGGCGCTCACCCTGATGCAGGACGGCCGGCGGCTGCTGCGCTCGATGGAGGCCGCGAGCGGCTTCGCGGAGCAGATGACGGTCATGGTGGTGCCGGCCGTGGTGGGGGTGCTGCGCTCCTTCATCGAACGGGACGGCGACCCCGCCAAGGCGCGGCTGGGCGCCCGCCTGCTCGGTGCGCACAACGGGCTGAACGGCCCGAAGGGCGGCTACCTGGACCGCATGGAACGCGATCGCTCGGCAGCCGCCCTGCGGGCCTTCCTGGGTGACGACGAGTTCGAGGCCGCCCACTCCGCCGGGCTGGGCATGACCCCGCGCCAGACCAGGGACCTGCTGGACGAACTGATCGGCTGA
- a CDS encoding site-2 protease family protein has protein sequence MTFAATQRSRSDDRRISPVFWVLLAVLGTSGWALYEGYGNARFGVFLFVVAGWMVSLCLHEYAHARTALHGGDISVGAKGYLTLNPLKYANVLLSFVLPIVFVILGGIGLPGGSVWIERHRIQGRLKHSLISAAGPLVNLVFAAVLLIPIGAGWLDDPQVHAVLQGYELTVSPFSGALGFLGLLQLSAALLNLLPVPGLDGYGIVEPWLSYNVRRAVEPFAPYGMLAVFALLWQPQVNSFFFGVVHGLMSLFGVDADYASLGHYLFTFWKN, from the coding sequence ATGACCTTCGCCGCAACGCAGCGCTCGCGCAGCGACGACCGCCGGATCAGCCCGGTGTTCTGGGTGCTCCTCGCCGTACTGGGCACGTCCGGCTGGGCACTGTACGAGGGGTACGGCAACGCCCGGTTCGGGGTGTTCCTGTTCGTCGTCGCGGGCTGGATGGTCTCGCTCTGCCTGCACGAGTACGCGCACGCGCGCACCGCGCTGCACGGCGGCGACATCAGCGTCGGCGCCAAGGGCTATCTGACGCTCAACCCGCTCAAGTACGCCAACGTGCTGCTCAGCTTCGTGCTGCCGATCGTGTTCGTGATCCTCGGCGGCATCGGCCTGCCCGGCGGCTCGGTCTGGATCGAGCGTCACCGGATCCAGGGCCGGCTCAAGCACAGCCTGATCTCGGCGGCCGGGCCGCTGGTGAACCTGGTGTTCGCGGCGGTGCTGCTGATCCCGATCGGCGCCGGCTGGCTGGACGACCCGCAGGTGCACGCGGTCTTGCAGGGCTACGAGCTGACCGTCTCGCCGTTCTCCGGCGCGCTCGGCTTCCTCGGCCTCCTCCAGCTCAGTGCGGCGCTGCTGAACCTGCTGCCGGTGCCCGGCCTGGACGGCTACGGGATCGTCGAGCCCTGGCTGTCGTACAACGTGCGGCGCGCCGTCGAGCCGTTCGCGCCGTACGGGATGCTGGCGGTGTTCGCGCTGCTGTGGCAGCCGCAGGTCAACTCGTTCTTCTTCGGGGTCGTGCACGGCCTGATGAGCCTGTTCGGCGTGGACGCCGACTACGCGTCGCTCGGCCACTACCTGTTCACCTTCTGGAAGAACTAG
- the npdG gene encoding NADPH-dependent F420 reductase, translated as MTSLDSATNPAHQLPDVSQLVVGVLGGTGDQGRGLALRLAKAGQQVIIGSRDAARAEASAAELGLGVRGADNATAARESDIVIVAVPWDGHAATLAALREELAGKIVVDCVNPLGFDKQGAYALVPEEGSAAQQAAALLPDSRVTAAFHHLSAVLLQDESVERIDTDVMVLGDERAATDIVQALAARIPGMRGIFAGRLRNAHQVESLVANLISVNRRYKAHAGLRITDV; from the coding sequence ATGACTTCCCTCGATTCAGCGACAAACCCGGCCCACCAGCTGCCGGACGTCTCGCAGCTGGTGGTCGGCGTCCTCGGCGGCACCGGCGACCAGGGGCGCGGGCTGGCCCTGCGACTGGCCAAGGCCGGCCAGCAGGTGATCATCGGCTCGCGCGACGCCGCCCGCGCCGAGGCCTCCGCCGCCGAGCTGGGCCTCGGCGTGCGCGGCGCCGACAACGCCACCGCCGCGCGGGAGAGCGACATCGTGATCGTCGCGGTGCCCTGGGACGGGCACGCCGCCACCCTCGCCGCCCTGCGCGAGGAACTGGCCGGCAAGATCGTGGTGGACTGCGTCAACCCGCTCGGCTTCGACAAGCAGGGCGCGTACGCGCTCGTCCCGGAGGAAGGCAGCGCCGCCCAGCAGGCCGCCGCGCTGCTGCCGGACTCCCGGGTCACCGCCGCCTTCCACCACCTGTCGGCGGTGCTGCTCCAGGACGAGTCCGTCGAGCGGATCGACACCGACGTGATGGTGCTCGGCGACGAGCGGGCCGCCACCGACATCGTGCAGGCCCTGGCCGCCCGGATCCCCGGCATGCGGGGCATCTTCGCGGGCCGGCTGCGCAACGCCCACCAGGTGGAGTCGCTGGTGGCCAACCTGATCTCGGTCAACCGCCGCTACAAGGCGCACGCGGGACTGCGGATCACGGACGTCTGA
- the map gene encoding type I methionyl aminopeptidase, whose protein sequence is MALVPGIQSPTRKVPAHIARPEYVGRPAPAPYTGPEVQTAETIEKMRIAGGIAARAMAEAAKLIAPGVTTDALDAVAHEYMCDHGAYPSDLGYRGFPKSVCTSINEVICHGIPDSTVLQDGDIVNIDATAYIHGVHGDLNATYLVGDVDEESRLLVERTRESLDRAIKAVKPGRQINVIGRVIESYAKRFDYGVVRDFTGHGINTSFHSGLIVPHYDSERATEVIKPGMTFTIEPMLTLGTYDYEIWADGWTVVTKDRKRTAQFEHTLVVTANGAEILTLP, encoded by the coding sequence ATGGCTCTCGTACCCGGCATCCAGTCCCCCACCCGCAAGGTCCCGGCGCACATCGCGCGCCCCGAGTACGTCGGCCGGCCCGCGCCGGCGCCGTACACCGGGCCCGAGGTGCAGACCGCCGAGACGATCGAGAAGATGCGGATCGCGGGCGGGATCGCCGCGCGGGCGATGGCCGAGGCGGCCAAGCTGATCGCCCCCGGCGTCACCACCGACGCGCTGGACGCCGTCGCCCACGAGTACATGTGCGACCACGGCGCCTACCCGTCCGACCTCGGTTACCGGGGCTTCCCCAAGTCGGTCTGCACCTCGATCAACGAGGTGATCTGCCACGGCATCCCGGACTCGACCGTGCTGCAGGACGGCGACATCGTCAACATCGACGCCACCGCGTACATCCACGGGGTGCACGGCGACCTCAACGCCACCTACCTGGTCGGCGACGTGGACGAGGAGTCCCGGCTGCTGGTCGAGCGGACCAGGGAGTCGCTCGACCGGGCGATCAAGGCCGTCAAGCCGGGCCGTCAGATCAACGTGATCGGGCGGGTCATCGAGTCCTACGCCAAGCGCTTCGACTACGGCGTGGTGCGGGACTTCACCGGGCACGGCATCAACACGTCGTTCCACTCCGGCCTGATCGTCCCGCACTACGACAGCGAGCGGGCCACTGAGGTGATCAAGCCGGGGATGACCTTCACCATCGAGCCGATGCTGACCCTGGGCACCTACGACTACGAGATCTGGGCGGACGGCTGGACGGTCGTCACCAAGGACCGCAAGCGCACCGCCCAGTTCGAGCACACCCTGGTGGTCACGGCGAACGGCG